One window of Saccharopolyspora phatthalungensis genomic DNA carries:
- a CDS encoding bifunctional [glutamine synthetase] adenylyltransferase/[glutamine synthetase]-adenylyl-L-tyrosine phosphorylase, translated as MANSSSSRSGSVPSTARYGFSDAPRAEAQLRRAGWWSDAGPEQAASIVAALSRSPDPDLALFSLDRFREVLDSDCWAELAHELADDVGLRGRLFGVLGDSTAFADHLVAHPADWRRLRSDAVQPSTLHERTSVLLASVGAVGGGTPGTPDGPVAKLHGPDAVSALRSTYRGLLLDVAGHDMGSVAEPSLPSLPYENVAATLSDVAVAAIRAALSVAVAELQRSGVHDVPRLAVIAMGKCGGRELNYVSDVDVVFVADNESDIPAATRLASLMMRVASPAFFEVDAALRPEGKAGALVRTLDGHLSYYRRWARTWEFQALLKARPVAGDEELGARYLEAVQPLVWTAAEREGFVADVRSMRRRVEDHVPSELVERELKLGRGGLRDVEFAVQLLQMVHGRSDDSLRSTSTLDALLALGEGGYVARTDAADLVDSYRFLRTVEHRLQLRQLRRTHLFPPFDDSDALGVLARSVGLRSSGRNTAAQALVTDFRRHANRVRRLHEKLFYRPLLEAVAKVPTDALRLTTSSAVERLAALGYTSPEGALRHIGALTSGVSRRASIQGTLLPMLLDLLASTPDPDGGLLAYRKVSEALAETPWYLRLLRDEGVVAERLAQLLGTSKLVPELLVRAPEVLRLLSDTAALADRDPMEASTSLRSAVARYSEPQRAVSAARSLRRHELLRIACGDLLGLMEPTVVFWALSNIWVAVLESALDVSMRDVASRSGGEVPARIAVIGMGRLGGAELGYGSDADVMFVCEPAGGADERTAVRFATSVVEQVRRLLGSPSQDPPLEVDIDLRPEGRQGALVRTLDSYLAYYRRWGEAWEAQALLRARAVAGDRDLGEKFCRAIDPIRYPEGGLDESKTREIRRIKARVDSERLPRGADPATHTKLGRGGLADVEWTLQLLQLQHGHEFAELRTTSTMDGLRAATDVGLLEAADAAELIEAWTLAMRVRNAVMLVRGKPDDQLPKHTRDLSAVAAALGYPAGVDTGEVVDDYLRVTRRARAVVERVFYGS; from the coding sequence ATGGCCAACAGCAGTTCGTCGCGATCGGGCTCAGTGCCGTCCACCGCGCGTTACGGATTCAGCGACGCGCCACGGGCCGAGGCCCAGCTGAGACGAGCCGGCTGGTGGTCCGACGCAGGTCCGGAGCAAGCCGCGTCGATCGTGGCCGCGCTGTCCCGCTCTCCGGACCCGGACCTCGCGCTGTTTTCCCTGGACCGGTTCCGGGAAGTCCTCGATTCGGACTGCTGGGCGGAGCTGGCACACGAGCTTGCCGATGACGTGGGGCTGCGGGGACGGTTGTTCGGTGTGCTCGGCGATTCGACGGCGTTCGCCGATCACCTCGTGGCGCATCCGGCGGACTGGCGTCGACTACGCTCGGACGCCGTCCAGCCGAGCACCCTGCACGAACGCACGTCGGTGCTGCTCGCCTCGGTGGGGGCGGTTGGCGGCGGAACGCCCGGAACCCCGGATGGCCCGGTCGCCAAGCTGCACGGTCCCGACGCCGTGAGCGCCCTGCGCAGCACCTACCGCGGACTGCTGCTGGACGTCGCCGGGCACGACATGGGGAGCGTCGCGGAGCCGTCGTTGCCGTCGCTGCCCTACGAGAACGTCGCCGCGACACTGTCCGACGTGGCAGTAGCCGCGATTCGAGCGGCACTGTCGGTTGCCGTGGCCGAACTGCAGCGGTCAGGGGTGCACGACGTGCCTCGTCTCGCGGTGATCGCGATGGGCAAGTGCGGCGGACGGGAACTGAACTACGTCAGCGATGTCGACGTGGTTTTCGTCGCAGACAACGAGTCGGACATCCCGGCGGCGACCAGGCTGGCCAGCCTCATGATGCGCGTGGCGAGCCCGGCGTTCTTCGAGGTCGACGCGGCCTTGCGCCCGGAGGGCAAGGCCGGTGCATTGGTGCGGACGCTTGACGGCCACCTCAGCTACTACCGCAGATGGGCCCGTACCTGGGAGTTCCAGGCGTTGCTAAAGGCACGACCGGTGGCCGGGGACGAAGAGCTTGGTGCCCGCTACCTCGAAGCCGTGCAGCCCTTGGTGTGGACTGCCGCGGAGCGGGAGGGCTTCGTGGCGGACGTACGGTCGATGCGGCGGCGGGTGGAGGACCATGTTCCCTCGGAGTTGGTCGAGCGCGAGTTGAAGCTCGGCCGCGGGGGCTTGCGGGACGTGGAGTTCGCCGTGCAGCTGCTGCAAATGGTGCACGGTCGCAGCGACGACTCGCTTCGTTCGACATCCACATTGGACGCATTGCTGGCGTTGGGCGAGGGCGGATATGTTGCCCGCACGGACGCAGCCGACCTGGTGGACTCCTACCGGTTCCTGCGCACGGTGGAACACCGGTTGCAACTGCGGCAATTGCGCCGCACCCACCTCTTTCCGCCCTTCGACGACAGCGACGCGCTGGGTGTGCTGGCCCGGTCCGTGGGACTGCGCTCCAGCGGCCGGAACACCGCCGCCCAGGCCCTAGTCACGGACTTTCGCAGGCACGCCAACAGGGTTCGCCGCCTGCACGAGAAGTTGTTCTACCGACCCTTGCTGGAAGCGGTCGCGAAGGTGCCCACGGACGCATTGCGGTTGACCACGTCGTCGGCCGTCGAGCGGCTGGCTGCGCTCGGCTACACGTCGCCGGAAGGCGCGTTGCGGCACATTGGGGCTTTGACGTCCGGCGTGTCGCGCCGGGCAAGCATTCAGGGGACGTTGTTGCCGATGCTGTTGGATCTGCTGGCGAGCACCCCCGATCCCGATGGTGGCCTGCTCGCCTACCGCAAAGTGTCCGAGGCGCTGGCCGAAACCCCGTGGTACCTGCGGTTGTTGCGGGACGAAGGTGTGGTCGCGGAGAGGTTGGCGCAGCTGTTGGGCACCTCGAAGCTGGTGCCGGAGTTGTTGGTGCGCGCACCGGAGGTGTTGCGGTTGCTGTCGGACACTGCGGCACTGGCCGACCGCGATCCGATGGAGGCATCGACGTCGCTGCGCAGCGCGGTCGCGCGGTACTCGGAACCGCAGCGCGCGGTGTCCGCCGCGAGGTCGTTGCGGCGGCACGAGTTGCTGCGCATCGCGTGCGGTGATCTGCTCGGTCTGATGGAACCCACTGTGGTGTTCTGGGCGCTGTCCAACATCTGGGTGGCGGTGCTTGAGTCGGCTTTGGACGTGTCCATGCGGGACGTGGCAAGCCGGTCGGGAGGCGAGGTCCCGGCGCGGATCGCGGTGATCGGCATGGGGCGTTTGGGTGGTGCCGAGCTCGGCTACGGCTCCGATGCCGACGTGATGTTCGTGTGCGAGCCCGCCGGCGGGGCCGACGAGCGGACGGCTGTCCGGTTCGCCACCTCCGTCGTGGAGCAGGTGCGGCGGCTGCTCGGTTCGCCGAGCCAGGATCCGCCGCTTGAGGTCGACATCGACCTGCGACCGGAAGGGCGCCAGGGGGCGCTGGTACGGACCCTGGATTCCTACCTGGCGTATTACCGGCGATGGGGCGAGGCGTGGGAGGCGCAGGCCCTGCTTCGGGCGCGAGCCGTGGCGGGCGATCGGGACCTGGGGGAGAAGTTCTGCCGGGCCATCGACCCGATCCGCTATCCCGAGGGCGGACTGGACGAGTCCAAGACCCGGGAGATTCGCCGCATCAAGGCACGGGTGGATTCCGAGCGGCTGCCACGGGGTGCCGACCCGGCCACCCACACCAAGCTCGGGCGCGGCGGCCTCGCCGACGTCGAGTGGACATTGCAACTGCTGCAACTTCAGCACGGGCACGAGTTCGCCGAACTAAGAACCACTTCGACGATGGACGGGCTGCGTGCGGCGACGGACGTCGGCCTGCTGGAGGCCGCTGACGCCGCTGAGCTCATCGAGGCATGGACGCTGGCGATGCGAGTGCGCAACGCGGTGATGCTGGTGCGTGGCAAACCCGACGATCAGCTTCCCAAGCATACGAGGGACCTGAGCGCGGTTGCGGCGGCGTTGGGTTATCCGGCCGGAGTGGACACCGGCGAGGTCGTCGACGATTACCTCCGGGTGACGCGGCGCGCTCGCGCCGTGGTCGAACGGGTTTTTTACGGCTCCTGA
- a CDS encoding SMP-30/gluconolactonase/LRE family protein has product MSEDFELLVDRQALCGASPLWMSALNCVYWVDLLRRELHTYSRDSGVDEVRVLPGAVTALGTTRHGQLIAAAGNGFSRIYLGRAALEPVVQVRSGDRMGVGACDPAGRFVAGTVTHNRDLRASALYVLDGDRARLLVDGVTSAAGLAWSPDGSRMYVVDTRTIWVYDYDVDQARAYSGRQWAVCAESEGSPEGVAVDAEGCVWVAMHWTGRIHRYSPRGDLETVLWAPTRRITSLAFGGSRLEEMYVTSACFGYDELALLADPYAGALLRFKPGAVGARLPPWQGI; this is encoded by the coding sequence ATGTCCGAGGACTTCGAGCTGCTCGTCGACCGGCAGGCGCTGTGCGGGGCGAGCCCGCTGTGGATGTCGGCGCTCAATTGCGTGTATTGGGTGGACTTGTTGCGTCGCGAATTACACACCTATAGCCGGGATTCCGGTGTCGACGAAGTGCGGGTGCTGCCGGGTGCGGTCACCGCGCTCGGCACTACCCGGCACGGCCAATTGATCGCCGCCGCCGGGAACGGTTTCTCTCGGATTTACCTAGGGCGTGCCGCGCTGGAACCGGTCGTGCAGGTGCGCAGCGGCGACCGGATGGGCGTCGGCGCCTGCGACCCGGCCGGGCGGTTCGTGGCCGGCACGGTAACGCACAACCGCGACCTGCGGGCGAGTGCGCTGTACGTGCTCGACGGTGACCGGGCCCGGCTGTTGGTCGACGGAGTGACCAGCGCCGCTGGCCTGGCCTGGAGCCCGGACGGTTCGCGGATGTACGTGGTCGACACCCGCACCATCTGGGTCTACGACTACGACGTGGACCAGGCGCGGGCGTATTCCGGGCGGCAATGGGCGGTGTGCGCAGAGTCCGAAGGCAGCCCGGAGGGCGTCGCGGTGGACGCCGAGGGCTGCGTGTGGGTCGCGATGCACTGGACCGGCCGGATCCACCGGTACTCCCCGCGCGGCGACCTCGAAACCGTGTTGTGGGCTCCGACCAGGCGGATCACCAGCCTGGCTTTCGGCGGGTCGCGATTGGAGGAGATGTACGTGACGTCGGCGTGCTTCGGCTACGACGAGCTCGCCTTGCTCGCCGACCCCTACGCCGGCGCGCTGCTGCGGTTCAAGCCCGGCGCGGTCGGTGCGCGGTTACCGCCCTGGCAGGGGATCTGA
- the glnA gene encoding type I glutamate--ammonia ligase, whose translation MFKNPDEVLRFIADEDVKFVDVRFCDLPGVMQHFTVPAAAFDQDAFTEGLAFDGSSVRGFQSIHESDMLLLPDPYTARVDPFRAEKTLILNFFVHDPFTLEPYSRDPRNIARKAEQYLAESGVADTAFFGAEAEFYIFDSVKFGEAANKTFAEVDSIEGWWNTGRDEDGGNRGYKTRMKGGYFPVSPYDHFADLRDQMVKQLIGSGFTIERAHHEVGTGGQAEINYKFNTLLHAADDLQLFKYVIKNTAWQHGKTVTFMPKPLFGDNGSGMHTHQSLWKDGSPLFYDESGYAGLSDMARYYIGGILHHAPSLLAFTNPTVNSYHRLVPGYEAPVNLVYSQRNRSACMRIPITGANPKAKRVEFRCPDPSGNPYLAFAAMMMAGLDGIKNKIEPAEPIDKDLYELPPEEAKNVPTVPDSLAKVIDNLEADHDFLLEGGVFTPDLIETWIGLKREDEIDPIRLRPHPHEFSLYFDV comes from the coding sequence TTGTTCAAGAATCCTGACGAGGTCCTGCGCTTCATCGCCGATGAAGACGTGAAGTTCGTCGATGTCCGGTTCTGCGACCTGCCGGGCGTGATGCAGCACTTCACGGTGCCGGCCGCCGCGTTCGACCAGGATGCGTTCACCGAGGGACTGGCCTTCGACGGCTCGTCGGTGCGCGGCTTCCAGTCGATCCACGAGTCGGACATGCTGCTGCTGCCGGACCCGTACACCGCCCGGGTGGACCCGTTCCGTGCCGAGAAGACCCTGATCCTGAACTTCTTCGTGCACGACCCGTTCACGCTGGAGCCCTACTCCCGTGACCCGCGCAACATCGCGCGCAAGGCCGAGCAGTACCTGGCCGAGTCCGGCGTCGCCGACACCGCGTTCTTCGGTGCCGAGGCCGAGTTCTACATCTTCGACTCGGTCAAGTTCGGCGAGGCCGCCAACAAGACCTTCGCCGAGGTGGACTCGATCGAAGGCTGGTGGAACACCGGCCGCGACGAGGACGGCGGCAACCGGGGCTACAAGACCCGGATGAAGGGCGGCTACTTCCCGGTCTCCCCGTACGACCACTTCGCGGACCTGCGCGACCAGATGGTCAAGCAGCTGATCGGCTCGGGCTTCACCATCGAGCGCGCGCACCACGAGGTCGGCACCGGTGGCCAGGCCGAGATCAACTACAAGTTCAACACGCTGCTGCACGCGGCGGACGACTTGCAGCTGTTCAAGTACGTCATCAAGAACACCGCCTGGCAGCACGGCAAGACCGTGACGTTCATGCCCAAGCCGCTGTTCGGCGACAACGGTTCCGGCATGCACACCCACCAGTCGCTGTGGAAGGACGGCAGCCCGCTGTTCTACGACGAGTCGGGTTACGCCGGCCTGTCGGACATGGCGCGCTACTACATCGGCGGCATCCTGCACCACGCGCCGAGCCTGCTGGCCTTTACCAACCCGACGGTGAACTCCTACCACCGCCTGGTGCCGGGCTACGAGGCCCCGGTGAACCTGGTGTACTCGCAGCGCAACCGCTCCGCCTGCATGCGGATCCCGATCACCGGTGCGAACCCGAAGGCCAAGCGCGTCGAGTTCCGCTGCCCGGACCCGTCCGGCAACCCGTACCTGGCGTTCGCCGCGATGATGATGGCCGGTCTGGACGGCATCAAGAACAAGATCGAGCCGGCCGAGCCGATCGACAAGGACCTCTACGAGCTGCCGCCGGAAGAGGCCAAGAACGTGCCGACCGTGCCGGACAGCCTGGCCAAGGTCATCGACAACCTGGAAGCCGACCACGACTTCCTGCTTGAGGGTGGCGTGTTCACCCCCGACCTGATCGAGACCTGGATCGGCCTGAAGCGGGAGGACGAGATCGACCCGATCCGCCTGCGGCCGCACCCGCACGAGTTCTCGCTGTACTTCGACGTGTGA
- a CDS encoding RDD family protein: MRRVIGSWLGGPRSAFNHVREQANEARPSWRGQKLGLPADGPGSAAPPGKRLLAFVIDILLAALITGAFTAPKFPGDWSLLTWFLITVIPVAFFGFTPGMAVVRIWVARIDGTTMVGLPRAVLRCGLTLLIIPAVMWNFDGRSWHDRLTGTVVLRR, from the coding sequence GTGCGAAGAGTCATCGGCTCGTGGCTGGGCGGCCCGAGGAGCGCATTCAACCACGTGCGGGAGCAGGCGAACGAGGCGCGACCCAGCTGGCGCGGCCAGAAGCTCGGCCTGCCCGCGGACGGACCCGGATCGGCGGCGCCGCCGGGCAAGCGCCTGCTGGCGTTCGTCATCGATATCCTGCTGGCGGCGTTGATCACCGGTGCGTTCACCGCGCCGAAGTTCCCCGGCGACTGGAGCCTGCTGACCTGGTTCCTGATCACCGTCATCCCGGTGGCCTTCTTCGGCTTCACACCGGGCATGGCCGTGGTGCGGATCTGGGTGGCCCGGATCGACGGGACGACCATGGTCGGGCTGCCACGAGCGGTGCTGCGTTGCGGGCTGACACTGTTGATTATCCCGGCGGTGATGTGGAACTTCGACGGTCGCTCCTGGCACGACCGCCTCACCGGCACCGTCGTCCTCCGCCGCTGA
- a CDS encoding DUF4191 domain-containing protein → MAKQDKGAKKTAAKARRQETWGRIKQIFEAFKMQRREDKLLLPLMLGAFLGVTVVVFLLGMIWGLHWVFLPVGLAFGLLSAVIIFGRRVQANVYRKADGQPGAAGWALDNLRGRWVLTQAVAGTAQLDAVHRLIGRPGVVLVGEGSPHRVKSLMAQEKKRVARLIGETPIYELTVGNEAGQVPLSKLQQRIMKLPRNIGPGQVDAIENRLSALASRGNALPKGPMPQGAKMRNVQRAVRRAK, encoded by the coding sequence ATGGCCAAGCAGGACAAGGGCGCCAAGAAAACGGCGGCCAAAGCACGGCGTCAGGAAACCTGGGGCCGCATCAAGCAGATCTTCGAGGCGTTCAAGATGCAACGCCGGGAGGACAAGCTACTCCTCCCGCTGATGCTCGGGGCGTTCCTCGGCGTGACCGTCGTGGTGTTCCTGCTTGGCATGATCTGGGGCCTGCACTGGGTTTTCCTGCCCGTCGGACTGGCCTTCGGCCTGCTCTCCGCAGTGATCATCTTCGGCCGCCGGGTCCAGGCCAACGTCTACCGCAAGGCGGACGGCCAGCCCGGTGCCGCCGGGTGGGCCCTGGACAACCTTCGCGGCCGCTGGGTGCTGACCCAGGCCGTGGCCGGCACGGCCCAACTCGACGCCGTGCACCGGCTGATCGGCCGCCCCGGGGTGGTGCTGGTCGGCGAGGGTTCCCCGCACCGGGTCAAGTCGCTCATGGCGCAGGAGAAGAAGCGGGTCGCCCGGCTGATCGGGGAAACCCCGATCTACGAGTTGACGGTCGGCAATGAAGCGGGCCAGGTTCCGTTGAGCAAGCTCCAGCAGCGCATCATGAAGCTGCCCCGCAACATCGGTCCGGGCCAGGTCGACGCGATCGAGAACCGGCTTTCGGCGCTGGCCAGCCGCGGCAACGCACTGCCCAAGGGCCCCATGCCACAGGGCGCCAAGATGCGCAATGTGCAGCGCGCCGTTCGCCGCGCGAAGTAA
- the lipA gene encoding lipoyl synthase, whose amino-acid sequence MTVAPEGRKLLRLEARNSQTPIEKKPSWIKTRARMGPEYQELKGLVRREGLHTVCEEAGCPNIFECWEDREATFLIGGDQCTRRCDFCQIDTGKPAELDVEEPRRVAESVQAMGLRYSTVTGVARDDLPDGGAWLYAETVRQIHGLNPGTGVELLIPDFNADPDQLAEVFGSRPEVLAHNLETVPSVFRRIRPGFRYERSLKVLSMAREAGLVTKSNLILGMGETPEEVRPALQDLHDAGCDIITITQYLRPSPRHHPVDRWVKPEEFVEHTKAAEEIGFPGVMAGPLVRSSYRAGRLYAKATVHRGMPLPENLAHLAQAGTAAQEASSLLSR is encoded by the coding sequence GTGACTGTCGCGCCGGAGGGTCGGAAGCTGCTGCGGCTGGAGGCCCGCAACAGCCAGACGCCGATCGAGAAGAAGCCGTCGTGGATCAAGACCCGCGCACGGATGGGCCCCGAATACCAGGAGCTGAAGGGCCTCGTTCGCCGCGAGGGCCTGCACACCGTCTGCGAGGAGGCGGGCTGCCCCAACATCTTCGAGTGCTGGGAGGACCGGGAGGCGACCTTCCTCATCGGCGGTGACCAGTGCACCCGCCGCTGCGACTTCTGCCAGATCGACACCGGGAAACCGGCCGAGCTCGACGTCGAGGAGCCGCGCCGGGTCGCCGAGTCGGTGCAAGCGATGGGCCTGCGCTACTCGACCGTCACCGGTGTCGCCCGCGATGACCTGCCCGACGGCGGCGCGTGGCTGTACGCCGAAACGGTCCGGCAGATCCACGGGTTGAACCCGGGCACCGGAGTAGAGCTGCTCATCCCGGACTTCAACGCCGACCCGGACCAACTCGCCGAGGTGTTCGGCTCCCGGCCGGAGGTGCTCGCGCACAACCTGGAGACCGTGCCGAGCGTCTTCCGCCGGATCCGGCCCGGCTTCCGCTACGAGCGGTCGCTGAAGGTGCTCTCGATGGCCCGCGAGGCGGGGCTGGTGACCAAGTCGAACCTGATCCTGGGCATGGGCGAGACGCCGGAAGAGGTGCGCCCGGCGCTGCAGGACCTGCACGACGCGGGCTGCGACATCATCACCATCACGCAGTACCTGCGGCCCAGCCCGCGGCACCACCCGGTGGACCGGTGGGTCAAGCCGGAGGAGTTCGTGGAGCACACCAAGGCGGCCGAGGAGATCGGGTTCCCCGGAGTGATGGCGGGTCCGCTGGTGCGCTCCAGCTACCGAGCCGGTCGCCTGTACGCCAAGGCCACCGTGCACCGCGGCATGCCGCTCCCGGAGAACCTCGCGCACCTGGCCCAGGCCGGCACCGCCGCGCAGGAAGCGAGCAGCCTGCTCTCCCGCTAA
- a CDS encoding LLM class F420-dependent oxidoreductase, with protein sequence MSELFKLRIFTEPQQGATYDDLLRVAKHAETTGYDGFFRSDHYLKMGSVSGEPGPTDAWVTLAGLARETSRLRLGTLMTAATFRSPGPLAISVAQVDQMSGGRIELGLGTGWYEQEHTAYGIPFPSLKERFDRYAEQLEIITGLWETPVGEHFRYDGEYYQLAESPALPKPVQRPRPPLLIGGQGKKRTPKLAARFADEFNLPFVDIDTAAKQFERVAEACAAIGRPHEDIVRSAALVLCVGKNDAELARRADAIGWEVEELRLNGLAGTPDEVVAKIGTWRERTGITRLYLQVLDLSDLDHLDLVAAEVAAQL encoded by the coding sequence GTGAGCGAACTCTTCAAGTTGCGGATCTTCACCGAGCCCCAGCAGGGCGCGACCTACGACGACTTGCTGCGCGTGGCCAAGCACGCGGAAACGACCGGCTACGACGGGTTCTTCCGCTCCGACCACTACCTGAAGATGGGATCGGTGTCCGGCGAGCCCGGCCCGACCGACGCCTGGGTGACGCTGGCCGGGCTGGCCCGCGAGACCAGCCGGTTGCGGCTGGGCACGCTGATGACGGCCGCCACCTTCCGGTCGCCCGGCCCGCTGGCGATCTCGGTCGCCCAGGTCGACCAGATGTCCGGCGGGCGCATCGAGCTCGGCCTCGGCACCGGCTGGTACGAGCAGGAGCACACCGCCTACGGCATTCCGTTCCCGTCGTTGAAGGAGCGGTTCGACCGCTACGCCGAGCAACTGGAGATCATCACCGGGCTGTGGGAAACACCGGTCGGCGAGCACTTCCGGTACGACGGCGAGTACTACCAGCTGGCCGAATCGCCGGCGTTGCCCAAGCCGGTGCAGCGGCCCCGGCCGCCACTGCTGATCGGTGGGCAGGGCAAGAAGCGGACGCCGAAGCTGGCCGCCCGGTTCGCCGACGAGTTCAATTTGCCGTTCGTCGACATCGACACGGCCGCGAAGCAGTTCGAGCGGGTGGCCGAGGCGTGCGCCGCGATCGGTCGGCCGCACGAGGACATCGTGCGGTCTGCGGCGCTGGTGCTGTGCGTGGGCAAGAACGACGCCGAGCTCGCCCGCCGAGCTGACGCCATCGGCTGGGAGGTCGAGGAACTGCGCCTCAACGGCTTGGCCGGGACGCCCGACGAGGTCGTCGCCAAGATCGGGACTTGGCGGGAGCGCACCGGCATTACCCGCCTGTACCTCCAGGTCCTCGACCTCTCCGACCTGGATCACCTCGACCTGGTCGCCGCAGAGGTTGCCGCGCAGCTCTGA
- the lipB gene encoding lipoyl(octanoyl) transferase LipB, which translates to MSRANTSCRASAAPMAVRDLGTIDYLSAWDLQRELATGRAEEQNPDTLLLLEHPSVYTAGKRTSPEDRPTDGTPVIDVDRGGKITWHGPGQIVGYPILKLADPIDVVDYVRRLEQALIWVCDRFGLEAGRVEGRSGVWLPAEDGRPERKIAAIGIRVQRGITMHGLELNCNADLSQFDRIVPCGIADAGTTSLSLETGRTVTVAETMPLVQQGVFDALEGTLPVSERNIPRAQPAAAGVTLSLDPSLR; encoded by the coding sequence GTGAGTCGTGCCAATACTTCGTGCCGCGCGTCCGCTGCCCCGATGGCCGTGCGTGACCTGGGAACCATCGATTACCTCTCCGCCTGGGACCTGCAGCGCGAGCTGGCCACCGGCCGCGCCGAGGAGCAGAACCCGGACACCTTGCTGCTGCTGGAGCACCCGTCGGTCTACACCGCGGGCAAGCGCACCTCGCCGGAGGACCGCCCCACCGACGGGACGCCGGTCATCGACGTCGACCGTGGTGGCAAGATCACCTGGCACGGCCCGGGCCAGATCGTCGGCTACCCGATCCTGAAGCTGGCCGACCCGATCGACGTGGTCGATTACGTGCGCCGCCTGGAGCAGGCGCTGATCTGGGTGTGCGACCGGTTCGGCCTGGAAGCGGGCCGCGTCGAGGGCCGCAGCGGGGTCTGGTTGCCCGCCGAGGACGGCCGCCCGGAGCGCAAGATCGCCGCGATCGGCATCCGGGTGCAGCGCGGCATCACGATGCACGGGCTGGAACTGAACTGCAACGCCGACCTGAGCCAGTTCGACCGGATCGTGCCATGCGGCATCGCCGACGCGGGCACCACCTCGCTGAGCCTGGAGACCGGTCGGACGGTCACCGTCGCGGAGACGATGCCGCTGGTCCAGCAGGGTGTGTTCGACGCGCTGGAGGGCACGTTGCCGGTCAGCGAACGCAATATCCCGCGCGCGCAGCCGGCCGCCGCCGGCGTGACGCTGTCGCTGGATCCGAGCCTGCGCTGA